TGCCGATAGCAAGAGTGCGCTTACCGCGGCACTTCCGACGCGGCGAAGCCGAATCTTCCGACTGGGGAACATTCTGTGGGATTTTCGACATCTTTGATTGCGCGAGGGGGCGAGGTTTCGCCCGCGCGGCTCGTGTCTCCGCCGTTGTACGGTTGGCTGCTGATTGCGGCGGCGGCGGGGTTGATGCTCATGACGAGCATCGGGCGCGTGGGGCGAAGCGGGGCGTGGAGTCTGGACCTGCCGTTTTTCTATGCGGCGGGCAAGTGCTGGATCGACGGCGATTCACCTTACGATCAGACGTCGCTCGTCGCGCACTCCCAAGGCACGATTACGAATGACAAATCCCCCTTCGCCTATCCGCCGACGATCGCACCGTTCTGTATGGCGTTGGCGTTGTTCGCGTGGCCGATGGCCTGCTGGATCGTTTTCGCCATCAACATGATCTGTATCGCCGTGATCGCCCTGCTGACGTACGAGCAGGTTATCGCCCAACTCGGCCCGGCGCACGGCGGGCGCGCTGCCGTCGCAGCGGCATTCATCATCGGCATGCCCGCCACCTCGCACGTCGTCTGGATGGGCCAGTCCACGCTCATGGTCGTCGCCGCCGTCTACCTTGGCTGGCGCGCCAAGCAATACCATTATCCGCTCCTGGCAGGCGTGCTGCTGAGCTTCGCCGCCATCAAGCCGCAGTTCGTCATCCTGCCTTTCCTCTGGATCATTCTTGAAATGCGGCATTGGAGGCACCTGGTCGTCGCCGCCTGCGTGGCTCTCGTCCTGATTGCCTATCCCATGCTCATGCGCGGCCCGGTCAACTGCATTCACGACTGGCTCGCCGCCGTGCATGCTTACCAATCGCATCGCTATTCCGCCCTCGGCGGCGAACACATCATGGGCTTGCCCAGTCTCCTCGTCGCCGCCGGCCTGCCCGCGCCGCCGCTGATGCCGCTGATGCTGGTCATCGGCATCGCTCTGTTCGTCTGCCGGCGACGCATCCGCACCGAGGACTTGCTCGCCGTGTTCACCCTCGCAACGCTCGGCCTCGTCTACGCCCACGACTACGATCTGTGCTTCATTGCTCCCACCATCGCCGCCTTCGCCATATATGCTCACCGCCGGCTGAACATCGCTCTGGCCGCGCTCGCCCTCGCAGTCCTTCTGTACATCCCCCACCGCCTTGTGCGGATACTCGATATGCCCTTGATGCTGCATTGGCGCACGCTGGTTCTCCTCGCCGGACTCGCCCTGCTGTTATGGCTCAACGCCCAGGCCGATCAACCCGCCGCACCACCCCGCCAATCGCAGCCCGATTGAACTGGAGGGTTCCGCCGTGAAATGGTTTGTCCTCATTGCGACCATCGTCTGCAACGTCAGCTCCAACACGCTGCTGAAGGTCGGCGTGCGCCAGATCGTGCACGAGGGCGGGCTATGGGCGGTGATCCGCTCGGCTGTGAACCTGCCGCTGCTGGCCGGCGTCATCCTCGCCGGGGCGACGCTGCTCAGCTACATGGCCACGCTCAGCCGCTTCGACCTGAGCGTCGCGTATCCGACGGTCACCGCGTCGGCGATCCTGCTTGTCAGTCTCATGTCGCTGATCTTTCTCAATGAGGCCATGCACGTCTATCGCGTCATCGGATGCATCCTCATTCTGATCGGCGTGAGTCTGCTGTTCGTAGAACCCCCAACCGCCCCCGCGGTCCAGTCCCCCGCCGACGCACCGCTCAATTCCTCCGCCCCCGCCAAGTGATGCCATACCGGGACGCGCCCCATGCTCAATGTCGACGGCCATTCGCACGATCAAGCCGATGACTCCGATCCGGTGGACACGCCGGACAGGCCGGCCTATCTCGTGGTCGATCTGGACGGTTGCCTCGTCTCGATCGACACGCTCTGGGAATCCTTCTTTCAAGGCATCATCGCCTCGCCCTTGCGATGCTTGTCCGTGCCGCTGTGGCTCCTGCGCGGCAAGGCGTATTTCAAGGCGCAGGTCAGCGAGATTTGGCAACCGGACGTGACGCATTTCCCGTACAACCCGCAGGTGCTCGATCACATCCGCGCCCGACGGGCCGCGGGCGCCCGCACCGTGCTGGCCACCGCGGCGCATCAGTCCATCGCCCGCGCCGTCGCCGAGCACGTGGGACTGTTCGACGATGTGCTGTGCAGCGACGGGCAACACAATCTCTCCGGCTCGAACAAGGCGCGCGCCATCGACCAATACTGCAACAGCGAGCGATTCGAATACATGGGCGATTCCGCCGCGGACCTGCACGTCTGGCCCCACGCCGCCCGATGCGTCGCCGTCGACCCGGCCCGATCGGTCGAGCGAAAGCTGCGGGCGATCAACCCCCGCGCCGATGTGTTGCGACACCCGCGCCCCTCCCGCCTCGCCGCCATGATCCGCCTCCTCCGCCCGCACCAGTGGGTCAAGAATCTGCTCATCCTCGCCCCGCTGGCGCTGGCGCATAAGCTCACGGACCCGAAGCTGATCCTGCTCTCGCTCATGACGCTCGTGTGCTTTTGCCTGGGTGCGTCGGCGACGTATGTGTACAACGATCTGGCGGATGTCGAGACGGATCGGCGACACGCCCGAAAGTCCCGCCGCCCCCTCGCCGCCGGGCACATCGGCTCCATGCACGCCGCCGTCGTCGCCGCCGCGCTGCTCGTCTTCGTCATGGCGCTGGCTGCATGGGTCGATCCCAAAGTCCTGATCCTGCTCGTCGTCTACGTCCTGGTCACCACGCTCTACAACATCTCCTTCAAGCGCAAGGTCTTCATCGACGTCCTGACCCTCACCGGGCTCTACACGCTTCGCCTTTTCGCCGGCTGCGTCGCCACGGGCATCGTCATTTCCGAATGGCTCCTGGCCTTCTCCGTCTTCTTCTTCCTGAGTCTCGCCCTCACCAAGCGCTACACCGAGCTGGACGCCAGTCAGGGCAAGCTGCTCAACACCCGCCGCGGCTACCGCATCGAGGACGTGCCGCTGGTGGGCAATCTCGGATCGACCAGCGGGTTCATCGCCGTCCTGGTCCTGGCGCTGTACGTCAACAGCGACGCCGTCGCCGTGTACCATGAGCACAGTCTGCTGTGGTTCATCTGTCCGCTGATGCTCTACTGGATCGCGCGCGTCTGGTTCCTGGCCTACCGGGGCGAACTGCACGACGACCCCGTCGTCTTCGCCGCCAAGGATCGACATACCTACATCATCGGCGCCCTGTGCGTCCTGACCTTCGTCCTCGCCTCGACCGGCTTCGACTGGATTTCCCGCCTGTTTTGACGGGTCGCCGCCTGTGCCCCTCTCGCCGACCCCGTCACCCCGCAACCGCGAGCCGGATTTTCACATTGACAGGCGCGCCCCCCCTCTCATGATCAGCTCGAACGGGCGATTTTCGGATTGCATCAAAAAGTCGGACTACGTACAATACCGCGACTTGGGATGGGCGATGACTTTTTTTGAGATTGATCCGTAGAAAGGGAGACAATCATGATGTTCCGTGTTGTTAATCGGGTTCGGGTGCTTCCGTTGGTCGCTGCCGCTTGTGTCGTTCCCGTGCTCACGCCGCAGGCCCATGCCTTCAACATCTCCACCAAGGCCATCGCCCTGACCGGCGACAACGCCCCCGCGGCCAACATGCCTTTCACCAGCTTCCTCGACGGCTCCATCAACGACAAGGGCGCCATCGCCTTCTCCGCTTCCTACACCGACCCCGGCGCCCTCGGATTCGCCAACGGCGTCTTCCTCAACGACACCACCGGCCTCTCCTCGATCGTCATCAGCGGCCAGACCTTCAACTCCGGCCCGTTCAACGCTGAGACGTTCAGCATCAACAACATCAAGCCCGACATCA
This genomic window from Planctomycetota bacterium contains:
- a CDS encoding DUF2029 domain-containing protein, which encodes MSPPLYGWLLIAAAAGLMLMTSIGRVGRSGAWSLDLPFFYAAGKCWIDGDSPYDQTSLVAHSQGTITNDKSPFAYPPTIAPFCMALALFAWPMACWIVFAINMICIAVIALLTYEQVIAQLGPAHGGRAAVAAAFIIGMPATSHVVWMGQSTLMVVAAVYLGWRAKQYHYPLLAGVLLSFAAIKPQFVILPFLWIILEMRHWRHLVVAACVALVLIAYPMLMRGPVNCIHDWLAAVHAYQSHRYSALGGEHIMGLPSLLVAAGLPAPPLMPLMLVIGIALFVCRRRIRTEDLLAVFTLATLGLVYAHDYDLCFIAPTIAAFAIYAHRRLNIALAALALAVLLYIPHRLVRILDMPLMLHWRTLVLLAGLALLLWLNAQADQPAAPPRQSQPD
- a CDS encoding UbiA family prenyltransferase → MLNVDGHSHDQADDSDPVDTPDRPAYLVVDLDGCLVSIDTLWESFFQGIIASPLRCLSVPLWLLRGKAYFKAQVSEIWQPDVTHFPYNPQVLDHIRARRAAGARTVLATAAHQSIARAVAEHVGLFDDVLCSDGQHNLSGSNKARAIDQYCNSERFEYMGDSAADLHVWPHAARCVAVDPARSVERKLRAINPRADVLRHPRPSRLAAMIRLLRPHQWVKNLLILAPLALAHKLTDPKLILLSLMTLVCFCLGASATYVYNDLADVETDRRHARKSRRPLAAGHIGSMHAAVVAAALLVFVMALAAWVDPKVLILLVVYVLVTTLYNISFKRKVFIDVLTLTGLYTLRLFAGCVATGIVISEWLLAFSVFFFLSLALTKRYTELDASQGKLLNTRRGYRIEDVPLVGNLGSTSGFIAVLVLALYVNSDAVAVYHEHSLLWFICPLMLYWIARVWFLAYRGELHDDPVVFAAKDRHTYIIGALCVLTFVLASTGFDWISRLF